In Neomonachus schauinslandi chromosome 6, ASM220157v2, whole genome shotgun sequence, a genomic segment contains:
- the SELL gene encoding L-selectin: MIFPWKCQSSQRGSWNIFKLWVWTVLCCDFLARHGTNGWTYHYSEKSMNWARARRYCQENYTDLVAIQNKGEIEYLERTLPHSQTYYWIGIRKVGGIWTWVGTNKSLTKEAENWGDGEPNNKKSKEDCVEIYIKRMKDAGKWNDDSCYKQKKALCYTASCQPWSCGNHGECVETINNYTCNCDVGYYGPQCQFVIQCEPLEAPDLGSMDCSHPLGNFSFISICTFNCSEGTDLIGIEETTCGPFGNWSSQEPTCEMIQCEPLEAPDLGTMDCSHPLGNFSFTSMCTFNCSEETELIGERKTICGSSGIWSSPSPKCQKVDRSFSMIKKGDYNPVFIPVAVMVTAFAGLAFIIWLARRLKKGKESQESTNDPY; the protein is encoded by the exons ATG ATATTTCCATGGAAATGTCAGAGTTCTCAGAGGGGCTCATGGAATATCTTCAAGTTGTGGGTCTGGACAGTGCTATGTTGTG ATTTCCTTGCACGTCATGGAACCAATGGCTGGACTTACCACTATTCTGAAAAATCCATGAACTGGGCGAGGGCTAGAAGGTACTGCCAAGAAAATTACACAGATTTAGTTGCCATACAAAACAAGGGGGAAATTGAGTACCTGGAGAGGACACTTCCCCACAGCCAAACTTACTACTGGATAGGAATCCGGAAAGTAGGGGGAATATGGACTTGGGTGGGAACCAACAAGTCTCTTACAAAAGAAGCGGAGAACTGGGGAGATGGAGAGCCTAATAACAAGAAGTCCAAAGAGGACTGTGTGGAGATCTACATCAAGAGGATGAAAGACGCAGGAAAGTGGAATGATGACTCCTGCTACAAACAAAAGAAAGCCCTCTGTTACACAG CTTCTTGTCAGCCCTGGTCATGTGGCAACCATGGAGAATGTGTGGAAACCATCAATAATTACACCTGCAACTGTGATGTGGGCTACTATGGACCCCAGTGTCAATTTG TGATTCAGTGTGAGCCTTTGGAAGCCCCTGATTTGGGGAGCATGGACTGTAGTCACCCCTTGGGGAACTTTAGCTTTATTTCCATATGCACCTTCAACTGCTCTGAGGGAACAGACCTCATTGGGATTGAGGAAACCACTTGTGGACCTTTTGGAAACTGGTCATCTCAAGAACCAACCTGTGAAA tGATTCAGTGTGAGCCTTTGGAGGCCCCTGATTTGGGGACCATGGACTGTAGTCACCCCTTGGGGAACTTCAGCTTTACCTCCATGTGCACCTTCAACTGCTCAGAAGAAACGGAGTTAATCGGGGAGAGGAAAACTATTTGTGGATCATCTGGAATCTGGTCAAGCCCTAGTCCAAAATGTCAAA AAGTGGACAGGAGTTTCTCAATGATCAAGAAGGGCGACTATAACCCTGTCTTCATTCCGGTGGCAGTCATGGTTACTGCTTTTGCTGGGCTGGCATTTATCATTTGGCTGGCGAGAAGATTAAAGAAAG gTAAAGAGTCCCAGGAAAG